In a single window of the Tellurirhabdus bombi genome:
- a CDS encoding alpha/beta hydrolase, whose amino-acid sequence MKTKALLLTLSVLSLPTVAGEPEPRKAIIPAQKTVVQAERYTKTSDIVWASPKGKDGKAFDLTLDVYTPNTGKTNYPVVVIFHGGGWLINNKSIMNEMSDYLATHSEYVVCNVNYRLLPDQNNTVAMNQIVEDVFGAVLWVKDNIAKYKGNPGKVIVTGDSAGGHLATMVVLQGNNLESDGFAGNTLGFNPTYLPKGKTAEQVAKENGLAVQAAMISYGAFDLYGSALGNFEKESNVFWSLAKAKPRGLFGDGMNATANPAPYKQVSPIYTVPKASQRPLPPLFFSVGSKDNLTTPASIEKFIAKLKEAGHTNIEYWVHEGRPHAFLDSGSNEFLGITFQKDAPTALDKMIAFLNKNFY is encoded by the coding sequence ATGAAAACCAAAGCCCTTTTGTTGACCTTATCTGTGCTTTCTCTGCCCACCGTAGCCGGAGAACCTGAACCAAGAAAAGCTATAATACCGGCTCAGAAAACGGTTGTTCAGGCGGAACGCTACACCAAAACCAGTGATATTGTCTGGGCCTCTCCGAAAGGCAAGGACGGTAAGGCCTTCGACCTGACGCTGGATGTTTATACGCCGAATACCGGAAAAACAAATTACCCGGTGGTGGTTATTTTTCACGGGGGCGGCTGGCTCATCAATAACAAAAGCATCATGAACGAAATGAGTGATTACCTGGCCACTCACTCCGAATACGTGGTCTGTAACGTTAATTACCGCCTGCTGCCCGACCAGAACAACACCGTGGCGATGAATCAAATTGTGGAAGATGTGTTTGGAGCGGTTTTGTGGGTTAAGGATAATATTGCCAAATACAAGGGCAATCCCGGCAAGGTCATTGTGACGGGCGACAGCGCGGGTGGTCATCTGGCGACGATGGTTGTTTTGCAGGGAAACAATCTGGAGTCGGACGGCTTTGCTGGCAATACGCTTGGTTTCAATCCGACTTACCTCCCCAAAGGCAAAACGGCGGAGCAGGTCGCCAAGGAAAACGGGCTCGCCGTACAGGCAGCCATGATTAGCTACGGCGCGTTCGATCTCTACGGCAGCGCCTTGGGCAATTTCGAAAAAGAGAGCAATGTTTTCTGGAGCCTGGCCAAGGCCAAACCCAGAGGACTCTTTGGCGACGGAATGAACGCCACCGCGAATCCGGCTCCTTACAAACAAGTTTCCCCGATCTATACGGTTCCGAAGGCCAGCCAACGCCCGCTTCCGCCCTTGTTTTTTTCGGTGGGTTCCAAAGACAACCTGACGACGCCCGCTTCGATTGAAAAATTCATAGCCAAACTAAAAGAGGCGGGTCATACCAACATTGAATACTGGGTACACGAAGGCCGCCCCCACGCGTTTCTGGATTCAGGCTCCAACGAATTTTTGGGCATCACGTTCCAGAAAGACGCACCAACTGCACTGGATAAAATGATTGCGTTTCTGAATAAAAATTTCTACTAG
- a CDS encoding plasmid stabilization protein → MPQGDKSAYTDKQKRQAEHIEESYEDRGVSNDEAERRAWATVNKTSGGGKKSGSGRGHDENKEPAQKGGKKGGAASASRTPEERSASAKKAAATRKRNAASKA, encoded by the coding sequence ATGCCTCAGGGAGATAAATCGGCTTATACGGACAAGCAAAAACGACAAGCCGAACACATTGAAGAGAGTTACGAAGATCGCGGGGTGTCCAATGACGAAGCAGAACGCCGGGCCTGGGCAACGGTAAACAAAACGTCGGGTGGCGGGAAAAAGAGCGGCTCGGGACGTGGCCATGACGAAAACAAAGAGCCCGCCCAGAAAGGTGGCAAAAAAGGTGGAGCCGCTTCGGCCTCCCGGACACCGGAAGAACGCTCTGCTTCCGCCAAAAAAGCGGCGGCTACCCGGAAGCGAAACGCAGCTAGTAAAGCATAA
- a CDS encoding sugar phosphate nucleotidyltransferase, translating to MPHGDYVNAWPVNVIIMAGGRGTRLRALTKNTPKPLIEVAEKAIIIRLIEHLVSFGFATIYVSVGHLSDQVNQALGDGRGLGVSIKYIHETTPMGSIGSLALPTDWEHDDFLVLNGDLYTDFKADEFIAAFFANRVDMAVLTYQNTVEIPWGVITTNAEGAITQLIEKPSYSVQVNTGIYLFNRRILNLLPPQGRTEGWELIELAINRRYKVTAIPLKAGYWIDIGTTETLSKAEEMARLHSVQTH from the coding sequence ATGCCACATGGAGATTATGTAAATGCCTGGCCAGTAAACGTAATTATCATGGCCGGTGGGCGGGGAACGCGCTTGCGAGCTTTAACGAAAAATACGCCTAAACCGCTCATTGAAGTAGCGGAAAAGGCAATTATTATTCGCCTGATCGAACATTTAGTTTCCTTTGGTTTTGCAACGATTTACGTATCGGTAGGCCACCTGTCCGACCAGGTGAATCAGGCCCTGGGTGACGGTCGCGGGCTGGGTGTTTCAATTAAATACATTCACGAAACCACACCGATGGGCAGTATTGGCTCGTTGGCGTTGCCCACTGACTGGGAGCATGATGATTTTCTGGTACTGAATGGAGACCTGTACACGGACTTCAAAGCCGATGAATTCATAGCGGCCTTTTTTGCCAATAGGGTAGACATGGCCGTTTTGACGTACCAAAATACCGTTGAAATTCCGTGGGGGGTAATCACCACCAATGCGGAAGGAGCCATTACCCAATTGATTGAAAAACCGAGCTATTCGGTTCAGGTAAATACCGGAATTTATCTCTTTAACCGGCGGATACTGAATCTTCTGCCTCCCCAGGGCCGAACGGAAGGTTGGGAGTTAATTGAGCTGGCCATAAACAGGCGATATAAAGTCACGGCCATCCCGTTAAAGGCCGGTTACTGGATCGATATTGGAACGACCGAGACGCTTTCAAAAGCTGAGGAAATGGCCCGTTTGCACTCCGTTCAAACACACTGA
- a CDS encoding LegC family aminotransferase: METFKTLTKAAIPLCEPNLRGNEKQYIVDAIDSNWLSGGAYLNQFEKKLAAFTGASYVIGTSSGTTALHISLILAGVEPNDLVILPNLTFVATANAVKYVQADPILMDIDSKTWVMDVNLLAEFLAEQTYVKNETCYYKKNNRRIKAIIPVHLLGNMCDMQQLHRLAIQYGLTIVEDAACSLGSFQKEKHSGTFGLTGTLSFNSNKIITTGGGGAILTNDESVAKKAKHLITQAKSSATDYFHDTLGYNYRLVNPLAAIGTAQMELLPQFLQIKQQITDNYKRALEGLPVQFQEITLGTVSNAWHCALLTRKRSDLISFLASENIESRPLWIPINELPIFKNDAYINRNNNAKKVSESGIMLPCSTSATNEQIERVCESVIAFLTK; this comes from the coding sequence ATGGAAACGTTTAAGACCCTGACAAAAGCGGCTATTCCGTTGTGTGAGCCCAATCTAAGGGGCAATGAAAAGCAATATATTGTCGATGCCATCGACTCCAACTGGCTTTCCGGAGGCGCTTATTTAAATCAATTTGAAAAAAAACTGGCTGCCTTCACGGGGGCCTCTTACGTAATTGGAACCAGTAGCGGCACCACGGCCCTGCACATCTCCTTAATTCTGGCAGGTGTTGAGCCTAACGACTTGGTTATTCTGCCAAACCTAACTTTTGTAGCCACCGCCAATGCCGTAAAATACGTCCAGGCCGATCCGATTTTAATGGATATCGATTCGAAAACCTGGGTGATGGATGTAAACCTGCTGGCGGAATTTCTGGCGGAGCAAACGTATGTAAAGAATGAAACGTGCTATTACAAAAAGAATAACCGGCGCATTAAGGCCATCATTCCCGTGCATTTGCTTGGGAATATGTGCGACATGCAGCAATTACATCGGTTAGCGATTCAGTATGGTTTAACAATTGTTGAAGACGCGGCCTGTTCGTTGGGTTCGTTTCAAAAAGAAAAGCATTCAGGTACTTTTGGATTAACAGGAACGCTAAGTTTTAATAGCAATAAAATTATTACAACAGGTGGCGGGGGCGCTATATTAACAAACGATGAAAGCGTGGCTAAAAAAGCGAAGCATTTAATTACGCAAGCTAAAAGCTCAGCCACGGATTATTTTCACGATACGCTAGGCTACAACTATCGACTGGTAAATCCGTTGGCCGCCATTGGAACTGCGCAAATGGAGCTGTTGCCTCAGTTTTTGCAAATCAAACAACAAATAACGGATAATTATAAAAGGGCGTTGGAAGGTCTGCCGGTTCAATTTCAGGAAATTACTTTAGGTACTGTTTCGAATGCTTGGCATTGCGCTTTATTAACGAGAAAGCGCAGCGATCTAATTTCATTTTTAGCCAGTGAAAACATAGAAAGTAGGCCATTGTGGATTCCTATTAATGAACTGCCCATTTTTAAGAACGATGCTTATATAAATCGGAATAATAATGCCAAAAAAGTCTCCGAAAGCGGCATAATGTTACCCTGCTCTACGTCCGCGACAAACGAACAAATTGAAAGGGTTTGTGAGTCGGTTATAGCTTTCTTAACGAAATAA
- a CDS encoding NAD-dependent epimerase/dehydratase family protein has protein sequence MDRKRTQKVLVTGGAGYIGSELVKNLLQEGFQTIAFDNLSFGGESLLGVWGHPNFRFIKGDLLNEAEVKAALQGVDYVCHLAAIVGEPPCKKYPDQARKVNWDASVRLYELCEAAKIERFVFASTCSNYGKMAARDTLLDEEGVLNPISLYAETKVNFENYLLGLKDSTICRTILRFSTVYGVSPRLRFDLTVNEFTRDAALNKPLLIYGEHFWRPYCHVSDLANSVKIALLSDKEKVANQAFNVGDTSQNYTKKMLMDEIKKVIPNVQVNYHPVVTDPRDYKVNCDKIKNILGFTISKTVPQGIREIAALVQNKVISEPLSVKYGNV, from the coding sequence ATGGATAGGAAGCGCACCCAGAAAGTTTTAGTGACCGGCGGTGCTGGCTACATCGGCTCCGAACTGGTGAAAAATTTATTGCAGGAAGGTTTTCAAACGATTGCGTTTGATAATCTTTCGTTCGGTGGCGAGTCCCTGCTGGGGGTTTGGGGCCATCCGAATTTCCGGTTCATCAAGGGCGACCTGTTGAACGAAGCCGAGGTGAAAGCCGCCCTACAGGGAGTCGATTACGTATGCCATCTAGCCGCCATTGTGGGTGAGCCGCCCTGCAAAAAATACCCTGATCAGGCGCGCAAGGTCAATTGGGACGCCTCGGTGCGTTTGTATGAGCTTTGCGAAGCCGCCAAGATCGAGCGATTTGTTTTTGCGTCTACCTGTAGTAATTACGGAAAAATGGCCGCTAGAGATACATTGCTGGATGAAGAAGGCGTTCTAAATCCTATCTCGCTTTACGCGGAGACAAAGGTGAATTTTGAAAACTATCTCCTTGGCTTAAAGGATTCTACCATCTGCCGGACCATCTTGCGGTTTTCAACGGTCTATGGGGTTTCGCCTCGTCTGCGCTTCGATTTAACCGTCAATGAGTTTACCCGGGATGCCGCGCTCAATAAACCGCTTTTGATTTATGGGGAGCACTTCTGGCGCCCTTACTGCCACGTGAGCGACCTGGCTAATTCAGTAAAGATCGCCTTACTTTCCGATAAAGAGAAAGTGGCGAACCAGGCGTTCAACGTTGGAGACACGTCCCAGAATTACACGAAAAAGATGCTGATGGACGAGATAAAAAAAGTTATTCCCAACGTGCAGGTAAACTACCATCCCGTTGTAACAGACCCCCGCGATTATAAAGTAAACTGCGATAAAATTAAAAATATTTTGGGGTTTACGATTTCGAAAACGGTCCCTCAGGGAATTCGGGAAATAGCCGCTCTCGTGCAGAATAAAGTCATTAGCGAACCCTTGAGCGTTAAATATGGAAACGTTTAA
- a CDS encoding glycosyltransferase family 4 protein — MKILAIHNILWAHYKARIFNGIFANLSDRNIDFYVLQMAYSERSRWGLKTDLSIHNYPYQVLFPDKAIEQIGKREKIRRLLQAVRNYKPDIVYLNGYYDLAYWAVIAYCKIKNIRIVLDFESSEISRKRSWWKEAMKRGFLQQCDALVCLGQKAADYAIKLNVSPEKILSTKNVGVDNEALLALFNKEFPLREQRKKALGLPLYNFLYAGRFVERKNLYRLIKAFHNAQKIAKNGKDWGVILSGEGDQKEPLMQAISALGNTSVFFLEPCEWYEVPIRYTMADVAVLPSTFEPFGFLTNEAMVYSMPVLVSDRCGSAADLVIDKYNGFQFNPYDEEDLTQKMVLLMNAPEQFRTLGDRGKQIIDQWGPDIIVDELIQAFLKVARNG, encoded by the coding sequence ATGAAGATTCTGGCTATCCATAATATACTTTGGGCTCATTATAAAGCCAGGATTTTTAACGGTATTTTTGCTAATTTGTCAGACAGGAATATTGATTTTTATGTGCTACAGATGGCGTATAGTGAGCGTAGTCGCTGGGGCCTGAAAACAGATTTGAGCATTCATAATTATCCCTATCAGGTCTTATTTCCAGATAAAGCCATTGAGCAGATTGGTAAAAGAGAGAAAATAAGACGGCTTTTACAGGCCGTTAGAAATTATAAACCAGACATTGTTTACCTGAATGGTTATTATGATTTAGCCTACTGGGCGGTCATTGCTTATTGCAAAATCAAGAACATACGCATTGTCCTTGATTTTGAGAGCAGTGAGATCAGTAGAAAACGATCCTGGTGGAAAGAAGCGATGAAGCGCGGTTTTCTGCAACAATGTGATGCTTTAGTTTGCCTGGGCCAGAAGGCGGCCGATTATGCCATTAAATTGAACGTAAGTCCTGAAAAAATATTAAGTACAAAAAATGTAGGGGTCGATAATGAAGCGTTATTGGCGCTATTTAACAAAGAATTTCCGCTTCGTGAGCAACGCAAAAAGGCATTGGGTCTTCCTTTATATAACTTTCTTTATGCGGGTCGATTTGTGGAGAGGAAAAATTTATACCGTTTAATAAAAGCTTTTCACAATGCGCAAAAAATTGCAAAAAATGGTAAAGATTGGGGTGTAATTCTTAGTGGCGAAGGCGATCAAAAGGAGCCTTTAATGCAGGCGATCTCGGCGTTGGGAAATACGTCTGTATTTTTTTTAGAGCCCTGCGAATGGTATGAAGTTCCGATTCGCTATACCATGGCTGACGTAGCTGTTTTACCCAGTACTTTTGAGCCGTTTGGTTTTCTCACCAACGAAGCGATGGTGTATTCCATGCCAGTGCTGGTATCGGATCGCTGCGGAAGCGCGGCTGATTTAGTCATTGATAAGTACAACGGATTTCAGTTTAATCCGTATGATGAGGAAGATCTAACCCAAAAAATGGTGCTTCTAATGAATGCGCCAGAGCAGTTTCGGACGTTGGGCGACCGTGGTAAGCAAATTATAGACCAGTGGGGGCCGGACATCATCGTCGATGAGTTGATTCAAGCTTTTTTAAAAGTGGCAAGAAATGGATAG
- a CDS encoding GRP family sugar transporter, translating to MLIIESYLWGVAACLLAMLCWGTWSNAQKLVTQDAPVAYFYRDYVFGIGLMALLLAFTAGSLGSEGRSFLEDLKQADVGKLLLAVAAGVVFNTGNRLLVVGIQLAGIAIAMPVGTGISLVLGLVVNYMAEPEGSVGLLAAGGGVVVLAMVFGALAYQAKEEEQEFNKRGLVIVLLSGLLSGFFFRMITATLASDFAKPEAGSLTPFTAFVAFALGLLISNPLIEKGVRRFIPEEEKEDPADVQYTTMSARQHLYGLLGGLVWGIGMGALLLASKPAGNAISFGLSQGATIVAVLCGLFLWKEFEGAPAVSNRWLWLMSGCYVAGIVLIVIARTL from the coding sequence ATGCTGATCATCGAAAGTTATTTATGGGGCGTTGCGGCTTGTTTACTGGCCATGTTATGCTGGGGAACTTGGTCGAACGCCCAAAAACTAGTCACGCAGGACGCACCCGTTGCTTATTTCTACCGGGATTATGTGTTTGGAATTGGTTTGATGGCCTTATTGCTGGCCTTCACTGCCGGTAGCCTGGGCAGCGAAGGACGCTCCTTTCTGGAAGATCTGAAACAGGCCGACGTCGGGAAATTGCTACTAGCTGTGGCGGCGGGGGTCGTCTTCAACACGGGAAACCGGCTGCTGGTGGTTGGAATTCAGTTGGCCGGCATTGCCATCGCCATGCCCGTTGGAACAGGAATCTCGCTGGTGCTGGGTCTGGTGGTCAATTACATGGCGGAGCCGGAAGGAAGCGTCGGATTGCTAGCCGCGGGCGGCGGTGTGGTGGTGCTCGCCATGGTTTTTGGGGCACTGGCGTATCAGGCGAAAGAAGAGGAGCAGGAGTTCAATAAACGCGGATTGGTCATTGTCTTATTGTCAGGTTTATTGAGTGGGTTCTTCTTTCGAATGATAACCGCTACACTGGCTTCTGATTTTGCGAAGCCCGAAGCCGGGTCGTTGACGCCGTTTACGGCTTTTGTAGCCTTTGCTTTGGGATTACTCATCAGCAATCCATTGATTGAAAAGGGAGTGCGCCGATTTATTCCCGAAGAAGAAAAAGAAGATCCAGCCGATGTGCAATATACCACCATGAGCGCCCGCCAGCACCTGTATGGTCTGTTGGGTGGTTTAGTGTGGGGAATTGGGATGGGGGCTTTGTTGCTGGCTTCAAAACCCGCCGGTAATGCCATTTCGTTCGGCCTTAGTCAGGGCGCCACCATCGTGGCCGTGTTGTGCGGCCTGTTTTTGTGGAAAGAATTTGAAGGGGCTCCCGCCGTTAGCAACCGCTGGCTTTGGCTCATGAGCGGTTGCTACGTAGCAGGAATCGTCCTTATTGTCATCGCCCGAACGTTATAA
- a CDS encoding Gfo/Idh/MocA family protein, translating into MFSLNEMNDQQPQKPAFAGSLMNRKGFLQAAGQVVAVGVASGVAASCQSNGQAPSYPVPTASTYKAPSGQQMATSPPFSPPAKVPTDVEAPIELEAWKSDADRKSAPTPTPLPPDGRVGYALVGLGHLTLEELLPAFGSCKKSKPVALVSGSPEKLQKVAKQYGIKPENCYSYENYDKLKDNPEVQVIYIVLPNSMHAEYTIRGAQAGKHILCEKPMANSSAECQAMIDACKKANRKLMIAYRIQYEPYNRYVREQIQKNEFGKPKFVDAYNCQSSANPKHWRHIKALAGGGALPDIGLYCLNTTRFILGEEPTEVSAYVYSDPENPLFKEVEEVCSWQMKFPSGVIANCATHYNVHDSRQYRIMTERGWYELANAYAYNGQKLMTSRADGAIVRQENVSIMPKDQFATEMDYFSECILENKEPYSTGEEGLQDQRIMEAIYQSAREGKPVKLPRIDKKDAFRGPEPQLQ; encoded by the coding sequence ATGTTTTCACTCAACGAAATGAACGACCAACAGCCACAGAAACCAGCATTCGCGGGAAGTTTGATGAACCGAAAAGGCTTTTTGCAGGCCGCGGGTCAGGTGGTGGCCGTAGGGGTAGCGAGCGGCGTGGCGGCCTCCTGCCAGTCGAACGGACAGGCACCCTCATACCCGGTTCCGACGGCCAGCACCTATAAAGCACCCAGCGGTCAGCAAATGGCTACGTCTCCACCGTTTTCGCCCCCGGCCAAAGTGCCAACCGATGTAGAAGCACCCATCGAACTGGAAGCCTGGAAATCGGATGCGGACCGGAAATCAGCCCCTACACCGACGCCCTTGCCACCCGATGGCCGCGTGGGGTATGCCCTGGTCGGCCTGGGCCACCTCACCCTGGAGGAGCTGTTGCCCGCTTTCGGGTCCTGCAAGAAATCAAAACCCGTGGCGCTCGTGAGCGGTAGCCCGGAAAAGCTTCAAAAAGTGGCCAAGCAGTACGGCATCAAGCCCGAAAACTGTTATAGCTACGAAAACTACGATAAGCTAAAAGACAACCCGGAGGTGCAGGTGATTTACATCGTGCTGCCTAACTCCATGCACGCCGAATACACGATCCGGGGAGCGCAAGCCGGAAAACACATTCTTTGCGAGAAGCCGATGGCCAATTCGTCGGCGGAATGTCAGGCCATGATTGATGCCTGCAAAAAAGCCAACCGGAAGCTGATGATCGCTTATCGCATTCAGTACGAGCCTTATAACCGGTACGTACGGGAGCAGATTCAGAAAAATGAGTTTGGTAAACCGAAGTTTGTGGATGCCTACAATTGCCAGTCGTCGGCGAATCCGAAGCACTGGCGGCACATCAAGGCGCTGGCGGGTGGGGGAGCCCTGCCCGATATTGGGCTATATTGCCTAAATACGACCCGCTTCATTCTGGGCGAGGAACCCACCGAAGTGTCGGCTTACGTGTATAGCGACCCTGAGAACCCGCTTTTCAAAGAAGTTGAGGAAGTTTGTTCGTGGCAGATGAAGTTCCCCAGCGGGGTCATTGCCAACTGCGCGACGCATTACAACGTGCACGATTCCCGCCAGTACCGAATCATGACCGAACGCGGTTGGTACGAATTAGCTAACGCCTACGCTTACAACGGCCAAAAGTTGATGACCTCCCGGGCCGACGGAGCCATCGTGCGGCAGGAAAACGTCAGCATCATGCCGAAAGATCAGTTTGCCACAGAAATGGATTATTTCTCGGAATGTATTCTGGAAAACAAAGAGCCTTATTCGACCGGTGAAGAAGGCTTGCAGGACCAGCGAATTATGGAGGCAATTTATCAATCGGCACGCGAAGGAAAGCCAGTAAAATTGCCACGGATTGACAAAAAAGATGCTTTCCGGGGTCCTGAACCGCAATTGCAATAA
- a CDS encoding OmpA family protein yields MRALLLFWLFCLSAAPFTGLEAASLADTVSVRGGCWDVATGVDLKSRIVATVNSQTVVVGESNATGQFNVRIPAAATALTFEVAGYPSTTVPFHVHGKMGKNEPFEIGIRMIGPDSQQVSQLYQPTAGELKERTFTLQKPGNQSTFFQVRDGHSQRRLLAKVCFTPEKTDRTNCITVDSAKAPTAVGFNPGEVVAFDVSCPGYQTYRGHFTVGSSGTESRLLQIKLLKTINALALAYPPQALSGSAKKEIHYRIQSLTSQASFATFSFPISFHQEMSFKPGEQYQLKGTTPDGKVRMDETFRPASGLNLMAVQWRTPEPDALSAANVKQEFIKPKFFDSTVLYFDQSDYALRKEVKMTLDSISWLLASQRGLVAQVTGHTDNVGARNLNMILSEYRARVVAYYLQQKGIQPSQLSTTWEGPDTPTAPNDTEENRPKNRRVVVRILGK; encoded by the coding sequence ATGCGCGCGCTACTCCTGTTCTGGCTTTTTTGTCTTTCGGCTGCTCCATTCACTGGGCTCGAAGCGGCCTCTCTGGCCGACACCGTTTCCGTTCGGGGTGGGTGCTGGGACGTGGCGACAGGGGTTGATCTGAAAAGCCGAATCGTGGCCACGGTGAATAGTCAAACGGTGGTAGTCGGGGAAAGCAACGCAACCGGGCAGTTCAACGTACGGATTCCTGCCGCCGCCACAGCGCTCACGTTTGAAGTTGCGGGCTATCCGTCCACCACGGTTCCGTTTCACGTTCACGGAAAAATGGGCAAGAACGAACCGTTTGAGATTGGAATCAGAATGATTGGCCCGGATTCGCAGCAGGTTAGCCAGCTTTACCAGCCTACTGCCGGAGAATTGAAGGAGCGAACGTTTACGCTCCAGAAGCCGGGGAACCAGTCCACCTTTTTTCAGGTAAGAGATGGCCACAGTCAGCGACGATTATTGGCAAAAGTCTGCTTTACGCCCGAAAAAACGGATCGAACGAATTGCATCACGGTTGATTCAGCCAAGGCTCCCACTGCCGTTGGGTTCAATCCGGGTGAGGTGGTGGCTTTCGACGTAAGTTGCCCAGGCTATCAAACCTACCGTGGACACTTTACCGTCGGCTCGTCAGGGACAGAGTCCAGACTGCTCCAAATCAAGTTACTGAAAACCATAAATGCGCTGGCTTTGGCTTATCCTCCACAAGCGTTATCAGGCTCTGCCAAAAAAGAAATTCACTATAGGATTCAAAGCCTGACGAGCCAAGCTAGTTTTGCCACTTTTTCTTTCCCGATCTCGTTTCATCAGGAAATGTCTTTCAAGCCGGGCGAACAGTACCAGTTAAAAGGAACTACGCCCGATGGAAAGGTGCGGATGGACGAAACGTTTCGGCCTGCTTCGGGGCTTAACTTGATGGCGGTTCAGTGGAGAACACCAGAACCGGATGCGCTCAGCGCGGCCAACGTGAAGCAGGAATTTATCAAACCCAAATTTTTCGATAGCACCGTTTTGTACTTCGACCAGAGCGATTACGCGCTTCGAAAAGAGGTAAAAATGACCTTGGACTCCATTTCCTGGCTGCTGGCCAGCCAGCGGGGACTAGTGGCGCAGGTCACCGGCCATACCGACAACGTGGGCGCCCGGAATCTGAATATGATTCTATCCGAATACCGGGCTCGCGTCGTGGCGTACTATCTCCAACAGAAAGGCATTCAGCCCAGCCAGCTTTCGACTACATGGGAAGGCCCGGATACACCCACCGCCCCGAACGATACCGAGGAAAATAGGCCCAAAAACCGGCGGGTTGTCGTCCGGATTTTAGGCAAGTAG
- a CDS encoding nuclear transport factor 2 family protein yields the protein MCTMEAERIKTYMEQAIQAYLDAYNAKDIPAMLALLDDQIVFENISSSSGVTQTNTKLEFEQLALQSVEYFTERKQVVRFSILSTDSAAVEIDYQATLAKALPNGMKAGHQLQLRGVSIFEMKKGKFTRISDYS from the coding sequence ATGTGTACTATGGAAGCAGAACGGATAAAAACCTACATGGAGCAGGCAATTCAAGCTTACCTCGACGCCTATAACGCGAAAGACATTCCAGCGATGCTGGCCTTACTGGATGACCAGATTGTTTTCGAAAACATATCCAGTTCTTCGGGCGTAACCCAAACAAATACCAAGCTGGAATTTGAGCAACTGGCCCTTCAGTCGGTGGAGTACTTCACGGAACGAAAGCAGGTTGTTCGCTTCTCAATTTTAAGCACCGATTCAGCCGCCGTCGAAATAGACTATCAGGCTACCCTGGCGAAGGCTTTGCCAAACGGCATGAAAGCCGGGCACCAGTTGCAGCTACGGGGAGTCAGCATTTTCGAGATGAAAAAGGGTAAGTTTACCCGGATCAGCGATTATAGTTAG
- a CDS encoding NAD-dependent epimerase/dehydratase family protein, whose product MNEPSTRVIITGATGMVGEGVLHICLADPAVEAVLVINRKPGGVAHPKLKEIIHPDFFDFSPIESQLSGYNACFFCLGVSSVGMADDEYYKLTYTLTMHVAQTLSRLNRDMTFCYVSSAGTDGTEKGRLSWARVKGKTENDLMKLPFRQAYAFRPGFIRPIKGLSHTHAYYNYLSWLFPLGRALYAKGFCRMEELANAMIHVVRNGYPKNVLEGDDIIKAGAAPQR is encoded by the coding sequence ATGAATGAACCATCAACACGCGTGATCATTACTGGAGCGACCGGTATGGTTGGAGAAGGAGTCCTGCACATATGCCTGGCTGACCCGGCGGTTGAAGCCGTTCTGGTCATCAATCGAAAGCCCGGCGGGGTCGCGCATCCGAAGCTCAAAGAAATTATTCACCCTGATTTCTTCGATTTTTCGCCTATCGAATCGCAGCTTTCGGGCTATAACGCCTGTTTTTTCTGCCTGGGTGTTTCGTCGGTCGGCATGGCGGACGACGAGTACTACAAACTTACCTACACGCTGACAATGCACGTTGCCCAAACGCTTAGCCGATTGAATCGCGACATGACGTTTTGCTACGTTTCCAGCGCGGGCACCGATGGCACCGAAAAAGGGCGTCTAAGCTGGGCCCGCGTAAAAGGCAAAACGGAAAACGACCTCATGAAGTTGCCTTTTCGGCAGGCCTACGCCTTCCGTCCCGGCTTTATTAGACCCATCAAGGGGCTGTCGCATACGCACGCCTACTATAATTACCTGAGCTGGTTGTTTCCGCTCGGACGCGCTTTGTATGCCAAGGGATTCTGTCGCATGGAAGAGCTGGCCAACGCTATGATCCACGTCGTTCGAAACGGCTATCCGAAAAACGTGCTGGAAGGAGACGACATCATTAAAGCGGGCGCTGCTCCCCAGCGCTAA